The Malassezia restricta chromosome I, complete sequence genome contains the following window.
ACAAGCCACGTACAAATGCATTGGAGGATCCAAATGTGCTTTGTCGCGTATGTGACGACCCTCGAAACAGGCTCACATGTTCCAAAGCGTACGAAGCATCGTTCTGTTCGAGCCATGAATGAGGGTCATACGTCACATGGCCGTGAAAGTGCTTGACCGTAAACGCCTGAGGACCAAGGTGATCGGGGGGATCGATTTTGAGGGCGCGGTGATTTACCCAccggcgctgcatcgcatcgACCATCGTACGCGAGTTTTTGCgaggtcgacgacgtgTCTGATCGTCCATGATGTGAATAAGACCTCCAGGGAAGTGCGTAAATAAACGCAATAAACTCGATTCGTCTGTGGCGGACGGTAATGGGGCAAGATGCGATAGACCTTCATGGTCCATCTCGCCAATGCGGCGATCGCACATGACGTGTGTCAGGTGGCGATGCACAAGGTCAAAGGCAAAATTGATGGCCATAGCATCAAGGTTGTTTCGCACGCGATTTCGCCAACCAGGCAAGTCCATGAGGCCAATATACGTGTCGAAATGCTCGTGCGAGAAGCACGAGTTGATATGCTCATTGACCCACGCAAATACTTGGGAATACAGCATACGCATAAGTCGGTCGCGGCTTTTCGTTGCATGTTCACGGTCCAGCAGGGCCGTACATAGCTGTCCGTTGACCGCGCGTGTATGATGTGTCAAGGCATTAgccagcgacgacgcaccAACGCCCAAGAGCGCTGCGGCAATATACAAAGGCTCTTCTGACGCAACACGGGCAGGGCAAAGGGGTCCATCGTCTTGCACGAAATCGATGTTACTGAGGTGAAGAAGTGCGGCAAGCACGTCAAGCAACGCGTCGCATTGCGAGGCTGTGATGCCAAGCTGTGAcagcgcgtcgagccaCAACGAAAATTTGGCATCAGTGTTCACCTGCATCGATTTCGCGTcatggacatgctcgaggagACGGAATGAGGTATCTTGCATGATttgccagcgccgcgcgtgctcAGCACTGGCGCCATGCACTAGCAAATGAAATACGTGAAATGTTGACGTCGTGTCCCACTGGACAGTGGCTCGAGCACTCTCCAGGAAGTAATTGAGCATTTTGAAGCCCACGAGCCGGCCATTCTGGCTGAATTGCAGCTCTGTGTACAGAGCCATACTGGATGCCTGGTCGTTCTCGTCCGTCACGACGCGGCCCATGCATTCAAGGGCGTAAAGAGCAGCAGGGAGCTGAAAAGAAAGACGAGCCCCGCGCTTTCCAGGCAGCGCTGCACCGAGTCCAGTCAGAGCATGTGCGGCAAGGCGACGTGTCTCTGTTTTGCCACTCGCCGTCTCGCCCAAAAAGAACAGACACTGGTCCTGTCCCGTACGCTGCATGTAAAAGTACGCATTATGAGCAAGACGGAATATGTGTGGCggaagcggcgcatgatgcTGAGTGATGCGCGTGTTGCGAAATTCACGGCGGTAGGCACGCAGGATGTCTTCGCTGTTCACATCAATGGCAGGACGGAACGGATTCAGCACGACCAACAGAGACTCCTGGATCTGTGTATAGTACAGTCCCTGATAGTATCGATGGCACAACTGCGTCACGAGCCCGtcatccacatcctgcTCGCCTGTGCCCATGGGATGTGACGGCCGTACGGCGAGCTGTGGGCGGCTGTGTTGCTTGTTCGCGCGTGTGCCTTTCGTGCATGGGTGGCACGTGGTACAGCCTCTCATTGGGCGCGTCGCTTTAGCGTTGCTACAATTGTACGTGGAGGCAGAATGACGCTCGGACACGCGTGTCCGCTATGAGTATTCGAGACAAGGATACCTAGGGGGGGCCTGTTTTTCATCCAAGGGCAGCGATGAAGATGCTGTCTGGAAGGGCAAATATAAGGGCGCTGACATGGGCGTATGGGGGAACGTGGACGTGAGTGGAGAGGTCCAGCAGTAGGGTGACGCGGTCATGCTCGAGCCTCCTACGCTCGGTGAGGATGTTAGTGGCACCGCGGGCGTAGGAACTTGAACGCTCATGCGATGATGGACCTGCACGGATGAAGGTAAGCAAGATTCTGTGTTCATGGCTGGTGGTAGGGTCGTGCCTGATTTGTTCGACACGGGCGTCGTGGGAGGTGGCAAAAACGATAGCATAGGCACCATCGACGGGGCACTTACTGGTGCCGACGTGGGCGGACCTGGTACATTCTTGATTGCGGTCGTGGGTGGCATAGGCGGCATGTGTGGAAAGGTGAGTACAGATGATGGCGTCATGGGGTGATCTTCCTCTGGGTGCACCCGCTGCATATGTTTcgtgagcgtcgtgcgtcggcaGAACTCTTTTTCGCAGCCGAGTACTTGGCATTTATACGGGCGACGCCCCGAATGCGTGCGCCGATGCCGGGCGAGAGAACTTGTATCTGCAAAGGCCTTGAGGCATTCAGAACATACAAATGGACGCTCACCTGTATGGACATTGATGTGCACAGACAAAGCACTGCGTTGAATAAAGCGCTTCTCGCATCCCGCAAACGGACAAGCATACGGCCGCTCTTGTGTATGCGTGCGCATATGCCGCTGCAAGTctgagcgccgcgcgaaCGACTtggtgcatggcgcgtGTGTGCACTTGTATGGCCGAGAAGAACCAAAGCAGTCAGATTCAAGGAGCTCTGTGGTAAGCTGTGCCCCACGTACCGAGTAAGTCCATCAAGAACCTAAGGCGTAACTCTCATACGCTTTTATAGCGAATACGTGTATCGTTTCCATCGCATCGCGATCGGCCGTGTGTCAGGCGCTTGTCAACCCAAATCTATTCACATTTCGCTCACGACCAAAGTCCATACTTCTTCCCTGGTGTGGTCTGCCACAATCGAATCGTGCCTGGCGTAAGCGCCATCAACGTACCATCCTCGCTCCCACTTGCGGCCGCTTCGCCATCAGGCGTATAGCTGACGCAATGAACGGGGCCGTGATGCCCTTTGTTCAAATCGAGCTCTTTCCCACTCTCGTACTCGTAGATCCTGACCCACTCGTCCGCCGTGGAACCAGCCACAAATGTatgcgccgtcgtgggATGCAGGTATAtggacgacggcggcacgtcCAACGTGTGCCGCTTGACCACTTCGTGAGTGGCCAAGTCGATGAACATGGCGTCATGTCCTGCTGTGACCGTGACATATTCGCCAAAGGCACCGACGCACCGCTCCATAGACACGAACGGCTCGTCCAGTATCATGTCGTGCACGGGCTCCATGGTCCTCAGGTCCCACCATTGAATGAGCTTGTCCTCTGATGCAGTGACCAAAATATTCTGAGACGAGCCGCGCCCAAGAACAACACTGCGAATGAGTCCTTCGTGCGTTGCGTTGTTGTCAAAGCGCGCTCGAAATAGCTGCGCGTCGTCTGCATTCGTGCTTGGCTTCTGTAAATCAAAGAGACGCAGTTTTTTTTCGTTTCCACCTGTGATCACATTGGTCGCATCCGAGTCAACAGCAACGCTTCGAACAATATGGCCGTGTGTGAATGTATGCAAGCATTCGCCCGTATACGTATCCCATACTTTGGCCGAGAAATCAGCACTGCCTGTgacggcacgcgccgcatctcCTCCGTTGAGTTTGGCACTCCATACAGCACCTTTGTGGCCCAAGAATGTCCCTACCCAGTCGCCAACCCAATCGCGCAGCATGGGACTACCGTCTTTGCAGCTCGACAGTAGCAGAAACGTCCCATCGTCCTGCCTCTCTGAATATTCCAAGTGCACCACAGGTCGCGTGTGACCATGGCAAGTCAGGGGTACCGACTGTGATGGTGTAAGTACCGCTTACATACCTTGCGTGGAACAGGGTCCGTCATACTCTCAGGGCCCAACACACCGTTGGCGGTGAGAGGCACAGCTCCATCAGCGATTACCACACGTGACGCACCTTCCAACACCGCCAGCCCAGGTAGTACCATGTCCGATCCAGTGGGACGAGTATTGTCGGCCAGTATTGTGGACATAAGCGCGCTGTTTCAGGCACTCGTGTCCCTTGACTCGAGCATAGTACGTTTCTTAAGCTAAGATGGAACGCTAAATTCACATTATCGGAATCAGGCGTAGAGGTGGTAACTTCGTCACCCGTGTCACAGGGTGCGTGGTGAGAGACTGACCGCAGCCCATGCATATCTGTATGCCGGCATGTTCGATGTATTTGACTTTCATGCTCCAGAAAACTGGCTCGAGCGagagcagcagcgtgctcCGGAGCCTGATGCCGACGTGACGCTTCAGCCGTGTGTATCGTTCGAATTGCACATGAAGAAGTTTATCGAAGTCATTAACGTACTTTCAACGCGTAAGAGCATGACGAAAGATCAAGCTACCATGTTGATCAAATATGATGGCGTCGGAGAGCCACTGTACCTCGCATTAAAACACCCGGGAGGAGGCGTCGCTTTTGAAATGCGGACACTCGACATGCCCATCGTGGCTGATATTCCGTTCGAGTCAGATAAGACGCAGGCGCAGTTGATAATGGATTCAAACACGTTACTGCCATATTGGCGCGAAGCCGTTCAAAACGCCAAAGATACCATTCACATCGCCTTTTATCCATCACACGGCGCATCGAAGGGGCGCCTGGAGCTTAGCACGGAGAACGAGATCGGCACGTCGGATGTGGTGATTCCATACGACGACGCTATTATGGAAAAATTTACTTGCCATACACCGGTTCGGCGCAGATATCAACTGACACCCACGAAAGCCATTGGACTCTCTGCCACCTTCTCCAACAAAACCTCTCTTCGAGTGGATGTTAACGGCATCCTTAGTGCGCAATTCATGATACAGAGGACTGTACCCGTGACTGTGGCGCACACAGATCCACAACTGTTTTTTGTCGATCACAAAATTTGTCCTCTCGAGTAGCTATTTGACCCATGCAATCAGCAAAATTAAAATCACAATGCACACAAAGATCGTCCATAGAGATCCATGTTCTTTCACACTCTCACGAAAACGTTCTAGCCGAGTGCTGGCGCCTCCGAGGCGTAATCCAGTCGACTCGACATCCGTGTCGAGGCGGCCGATGATACCGGTCTGGAGTTCTAATTCTTCATTCATGCGAAGACTAATATTGTGCTGCCGCGAAATAGAGGCATTCAGTTGTTCCAAGTGCCGTTCCTGATCATTCCATGCTTCATTTTGTGCAAAAAGTGCcgacgcctcgcgctcagcATAATTGCCTTGAGACGTAGAGAACCTGGACGTTGGTATGTCCGCCATCGACTGAATCAGGTCCAATCTTGATCCGTGGTCTTCACTCTTcttgcgcgcctcgagagCAGAGGGGTATTTAGAACGCAGCTCCTGTACCATCTCCGATCCGTGAGGGTCATTCATGGTCTGACCTGTCTCTGAGAGAAGCTCTAATAACTGCGCCACGGTGGCCGTCCACGCATCTAACTGCTCCATCGTCGGTACGCGTGAGTCCGAAGCCGATGCACGTTTCTTCCAGGTATCAAGCGCTTGCATAAGTGTGCACATGTGCTTCATAATGGATTTGTTGCGCGCAAAGTACGGAAAAGTCCGCAGAAATGCATGATCCTGTGTGTCTGCCGATGTCTCTAGCTCGTGCGCTAGACGGTTGCGCTCTTGGATCATACCAAATGTTGAGTTCCATAATGATTGAAAACGCTGAGTTGCTTCTGGTATCTCCAAATCAACGATGGCCGCAGCCGTGGCATCTCccgtcgacatggcggCCCTTCCGCCACTGGTCGAGTGATAACCAAGTTTGGGTGGAGTACATACATCTATTGATTCTAGAGACGCTTAATCGTCCTGCTTGGATTAGTGAAATCGTACGTACGGGGTCTGCAATGCCTTCTGGCTTAATGGCAAACACAGCTTCTGCTTCTGGAAGCGATGGCGagtcgacgacgcggcaAATACGTTGATTGCCACGACCTTTGCGGAGAGACAGACGAGTAGTAGAAGCATGTGCGACAATATTGCCTCCAATGGGCTTCTTGGTATCCATGCCACCGAATCCCGCGTTGTCGACCTGCGCAACGACTTGATTCGTGACCACCACAGCCACACCAAACTCATCTGCAAGACGCATAAGAGTACGTAGGAATTTGGCCAGGTGCGTCTGACGCGCCGACAGTTCGCCACGTCCCGAAAAGTCCGTGCGATATAGCGAGGTGAGTGAGTCCACAATAAGCAGTGCAAAGCGCGATTCTGCCATCATCGCCGcggcctgcacgagcagATCCAGCTGGTGGTCTGCATTGTACGCACGTGCGTACGCGACATTGTCAAGCACCTCTTGTCCGTCTAGTCCGAAACGCTCCGCCACAGCCAGTAGACGTACGGGACGAAAGGTCGATTCCGTATCAATGTACATGCACTTGCCTTCACCACCACCCATATCCACAGGAAGTTGGCATGTCACGGCCAATGTATGACAGATTTGGCTCTTACCTGTTCGGAACTCGCCGAACAATTCGGTGATGCTGCCCGTCTCCATGCCACCACCAATAACTAGGTCCAGGGCGGGTGACCCTGTAGTGATTGTGATGAGGTCTGAGCGCCGCTGGTGGTATTCTGTCGCTGTCGTAAAACCAAGCGGCACTAATTTGGCCGCCTCACTAAGAATCTTATCCACCTTTTGTTCAGACATGCCCTTGATTAGCAAAAGCGACTTTTTGGGCGTGAATGCTACGCTCTCAAGAGTATGGTAGCCGGCCTCTTTCAGCTTCTTGCAGTCCGCAGCGGATATGCCAAACTCCTGGAATCACACATTAGAACATGTCGAACGTACCTCCATTTTGGAGACGGGAAGTGGCCCCATCATGTCATCTTCCATCTCATCATACTCCGGCTCAGCCTCGACAGGCTCCGTGGATGCCATGTTTGTGCTAAAATAGGGGAGCGACGCGTCACACGTTTGCCACTCGCCGCGCCGACCAACACAGTGCACGCGCCCTAGTTTTGCTGCACGTGGCACGCACCTCCGTTTTTTATCCCAGCACAGCCAGGGGGACCAAGAGGCTCGCCACGACTATTTCATGCACAAAGCAAGCTTATCGGCGAGCATAAGCAGCCTGACCAACACAATTATTGGTTCAGGCATGCTGGCCCTGCCTAGTGCATTTGCCACAATGGGTTGGTTTTTGGGCAGTTTTTTTATCTTGTTTTGTGCAGCTACGACACTCTTTGGCCTCGTTCTTGTGAAACTTTCTTGCGATAAAATTGACAAAAAAGCCAGCGGATTCTATGATCTTATGTTTCGCATCAATCCATATAAAATGTGGATTATTGACTTGGTCATTGGTGTCAAATGCTACGGTGTTACTATATCGTACTTGATTATTGGGGGGACGCTTATGCCACAAGTCGTCCTGAGCCTTTCTAACTCGCTTGGCATAAGCTCTGCGCAAGTGCCTAATATATTAATCAACAAGTACTTTTGGTACATGGTCGTGGTGTCCTGCATGATCCCCATCTGCTCCGTTCGTCACCTCAAGTCACTTAGTATGGTTGGATATCTTAATATGATGGCCGTTGCCTATATTGTGGCAATCATGACCTACTTTTCCTTGGCACCTGACTCTTGGCATTTGCTGCCGATGCCAGGTCCAGTCGTGGCCGTTAAATGGGGCAAAGAAGCCCTGCGCACGTTTCCCATTATTTTGTTCGCCTACACATGCTCCCAAAACATTATTCCCGTGTACAATGAGCTCTACAATAGCACGCTAGAGCGTACATCTATCGTGACGTTCACATCTGTGCTATCTTGTGCTTTTGTATACCTTTTTGTGGGTCTTGTGGGTTACTTTTCGTTTGGGGCCCACGTAGGCAATAATGTGATGGCCATGTATCCTGATAAGGGCCTCTTTGTAGGCCTGGGAAAACTATGTGtcgtgcttcttgccatcACGAGCTATCCAATGCAGTTGTACCCATCACGGGCGAGTCTTTTGAGTCTGTCTCGCTCTTGGTCGTACAAACCGACGATACGCACAAATGAGGACGGCACAGAAGTAGTGCCACTATTACCGGAAGAGTCACACTCTGTGGTAGACTCAATGTCATCACTATGGTTCTACGGCGTCACTCTCGCAGAAATCTTGTCCGGCGTACTAATTGCGCTGCTAATTGATGACCTGTCCATCGTATTGGGCTTTGTGGGTGCCCTTGGCAGCACAACCATTTCATTTATCGTACCTGCTTATGTGTACTGCATGCTTCATGCTAACGACACCACGCACTGGCTTTACCGCGCATCACTTGCGCTAGGTGTATACGGTGTGGTTGTCTTGTTGTTAGCGTTTGGCGCGAATGTTTACAAGCTTCTCTAATCACATTTATAATGGCACACCAGTATGTGTTAATACCTGGACAATGCGTTCATCGTTCGAGGAGGCGTACAGAGCGTCCAACTCCGAAGCGTGCCTCGTCAGCAGCAGTCCTGCATACCCTGTAGTTATGGTTAGTTATGATTTTCACGTACCTAATGCATTTATGCTCAGTCTGCCCGTGTACTTGGGTGGATGGCCACCGGGTCCATACTCTTCCCAGCCCGCTTCCTTCATATCAAACGTCTCGTTGCGTCTGGGAATCAGATGCATAAAATGCCGCGTCAAGAGCACATTAAAGTTAGGTCGGCCCTTGTTCTCATCGTTCTTCTCCAAAGCCAAACTAAACATGGCCTCAAGGAGGTGAGAAAATCGTTTCCCAAAGTAGTTTTCCAGCTTTTCAGGGTCACTGGGCGGCTCCAATCGCGCCACAAAGTGGCGCCATGGTACAGCCAGTCCTAAAATTTCTTCCTTATCTTCATCAGGAGCGCTTTGCGTATCTAGCATGTGCTCAATGGGCACGGCTTTGGTAGCATTCTCCGAAGGCGTAAGCTCAACAAGCTGGAAGTGGCAATGTGGTTGTGAAGCACCACTGTTTGGACCACAATTAAAGAAGCCGAGGAGCTCAGCACCATCGCTAGACGGCGTGTGTGATGTTATCATGCTGTATACGAGTGCGAGCATACTTGGTGAGGGCGGCTTTTCCTGCGAGACAAAATCGCGCGTCACCAATAAGTAGTGGTGCGGCAGGACACAATACTTGTTGAGCAACACGGTGAAGTCATCAAGCTCCTTTACAAGAAGATTAGGCACATACGGAGGCGCAAACACGTCCACTTGATTCTGCTTAGGACGCACCTCTTCTTCCGCTGAGACTGGTGCTTTGGGCTTCTTCAAGAGCGCCGGCACGATTCGAATTTGCCATGGCACAGGTCTCTGGACATTTTGGCCCCTCACAATGCGGACGTCCGACTCGAAAAAAAATGCGTCGCCAGCCTCGATGGCAGCCACATATTGCTGTCTCACAAGTTGGGGAATATGTTGCAACTTGGCTGCAGTCATGGACGTCCGACAAGGTGAGAAGACACTCCACGCATGATTCAGCCAGCGACTGGTGGCCATGAGGGACGCCGTGGCCTCCAATGTGCCTTACCTAAGCGAAACCAAGATGTCCGTGCACGCAACAGGCAAGTGAATTTACATTCACTACGTTGACACATGCAATATATCATGCGCCTTTTGATCCGACGCGAGCGTCGTAAAAAGGATGATAACCTGGACGCAATCGATTAATACATACAGAATGCAACTACCAAAATAAGCACAACTAATCAGAAACCAAACGACACTCCATACCTGAGATGGACAACATCCAACCAATCAGGCAAACACCGAAGCATCCAACTCGTAGACCTTGCGCAAAATAAGGTCGTCACAAGTATCCCGCACAGAATACAAACAGTTCATGACACCCTAACGCTTGAGTTACACGCTGCATACGAAAAATAAGAAGGAAAAGGGAAACTTCACGGAGCTTTTACGTGCTGTTGTCACGTCAGGACGTGACGACGTACTCAGAGCAAGACAGAAGCCAGCCATGAGCCCGAGCAAGATCTAAGTACTACGATCAGATACAT
Protein-coding sequences here:
- a CDS encoding DNA repair protein RAD51, which gives rise to MASTEPVEAEPEYDEMEDDMMGPLPVSKMEEFGISAADCKKLKEAGYHTLESVAFTPKKSLLLIKGMSEQKVDKILSEAAKLVPLGFTTATEYHQRRSDLITITTGSPALDLVIGGGMETGSITELFGEFRTGKSQICHTLAVTCQLPVDMGGGEGKCMYIDTESTFRPVRLLAVAERFGLDGQEVLDNVAYARAYNADHQLDLLVQAAAMMAESRFALLIVDSLTSLYRTDFSGRGELSARQTHLAKFLRTLMRLADEFGVAVVVTNQVVAQVDNAGFGGMDTKKPIGGNIVAHASTTRLSLRKGRGNQRICRVVDSPSLPEAEAVFAIKPEGIADPDD
- a CDS encoding ATP adenylyltransferase; the protein is MTAAKLQHIPQLVRQQYVAAIEAGDAFFFESDVRIVRGQNVQRPVPWQIRIVPALLKKPKAPVSAEEEVRPKQNQVDVFAPPYVPNLLVKELDDFTVLLNKYCVLPHHYLLVTRDFVSQEKPPSPSMLALVYSMITSHTPSSDGAELLGFFNCGPNSGASQPHCHFQLVELTPSENATKAVPIEHMLDTQSAPDEDKEEILGLAVPWRHFVARLEPPSDPEKLENYFGKRFSHLLEAMFSLALEKNDENKGRPNFNVLLTRHFMHLIPRRNETFDMKEAGWEEYGPGGHPPKYTGRLSINALGYAGLLLTRHASELDALYASSNDERIVQVLTHTGVPL
- a CDS encoding cell cycle checkpoint protein, with amino-acid sequence MSDPVGRVLSASIVDISALFQALVSLDSSINAKFTLSESGVEVVTSSPVSQAHAYLYAGMFDVFDFHAPENWLEREQQRAPEPDADVTLQPCVSFELHMKKFIEVINVLSTRKSMTKDQATMLIKYDGVGEPLYLALKHPGGGVAFEMRTLDMPIVADIPFESDKTQAQLIMDSNTLLPYWREAVQNAKDTIHIAFYPSHGASKGRLELSTENEIGTSDVVIPYDDAIMEKFTCHTPVRRRYQLTPTKAIGLSATFSNKTSLRVDVNGILSAQFMIQRTVPVTVAHTDPQLFFVDHKICPLE
- a CDS encoding amino acid transporter, which encodes MHKASLSASISSLTNTIIGSGMLALPSAFATMGWFLGSFFILFCAATTLFGLVLVKLSCDKIDKKASGFYDLMFRINPYKMWIIDLVIGVKCYGVTISYLIIGGTLMPQVVLSLSNSLGISSAQVPNILINKYFWYMVVVSCMIPICSVRHLKSLSMVGYLNMMAVAYIVAIMTYFSLAPDSWHLLPMPGPVVAVKWGKEALRTFPIILFAYTCSQNIIPVYNELYNSTLERTSIVTFTSVLSCAFVYLFVGLVGYFSFGAHVGNNVMAMYPDKGLFVGLGKLCVVLLAITSYPMQLYPSRASLLSLSRSWSYKPTIRTNEDGTEVVPLLPEESHSVVDSMSSLWFYGVTLAEILSGVLIALLIDDLSIVLGFVGALGSTTISFIVPAYVYCMLHANDTTHWLYRASLALGVYGVVVLLLAFGANVYKLL
- a CDS encoding zinc finger protein, coding for MDLLELLESDCFGSSRPYKCTHAPCTKSFARRSDLQRHMRTHTQERPYACPFAGCEKRFIQRSALSVHINVHTGERPFVCSECLKAFADTSSLARHRRTHSGRRPYKCQVLGCEKEFCRRTTLTKHMQRVHPEEDHPMTPSSVLTFPHMPPMPPTTAIKNVPGPPTSAPVSAPSMVPMLSFLPPPTTPVSNKSGTTLPPAMNTESCLPSSVQVHHRMSVQVPTPAVPLTSSPSVGGSSMTASPYCWTSPLTSTFPHTPMSAPLYLPFQTASSSLPLDEKQAPPRYPCLEYS
- a CDS encoding SNARE domain protein, with the translated sequence MSTGDATAAAIVDLEIPEATQRFQSLWNSTFGMIQERNRLAHELETSADTQDHAFLRTFPYFARNKSIMKHMCTLMQALDTWKKRASASDSRVPTMEQLDAWTATVAQLLELLSETGQTMNDPHGSEMVQELRSKYPSALEARKKSEDHGSRLDLIQSMADIPTSRFSTSQGNYAEREASALFAQNEAWNDQERHLEQLNASISRQHNISLRMNEELELQTGIIGRLDTDVESTGLRLGGASTRLERFRESVKEHGSLWTIFVCIVILILLIAWVK
- a CDS encoding serine/threonine-protein kinase receptor-associated protein, giving the protein MTDPVPRKSVPLTCHGHTRPVVHLEYSERQDDGTFLLLSSCKDGSPMLRDWVGDWVGTFLGHKGAVWSAKLNGGDAARAVTGSADFSAKVWDTYTGECLHTFTHGHIVRSVAVDSDATNVITGGNEKKLRLFDLQKPSTNADDAQLFRARFDNNATHEGLIRSVVLGRGSSQNILVTASEDKLIQWWDLRTMEPVHDMILDEPFVSMERCVGAFGEYVTVTAGHDAMFIDLATHEVVKRHTLDVPPSSIYLHPTTAHTFVAGSTADEWVRIYEYESGKELDLNKGHHGPVHCVSYTPDGEAAASGSEDGTIRLWQTTPGKKYGLWS